Proteins from one Malania oleifera isolate guangnan ecotype guangnan chromosome 4, ASM2987363v1, whole genome shotgun sequence genomic window:
- the LOC131153030 gene encoding protein TRANSPORT INHIBITOR RESPONSE 1-like — translation MQIDFCRIKASMGCTFPEEVLEHVLSFIDSHSDRNAVSLVCKSWYDVERWSRRKVFIGNCYAVSPAIVIRRFTDLRSVSLKGKPHFADYNLVPEGWGADALPWIAALADAYPYLEELRLKRMVVTDETLELIARKFKNFRVLVLSSCEGFSTDGLAAIASNCRYLKELDLSESEVEDMSGNWLNEFPDSYTSLESLNISCLSSEVRFTALERLVSRCSNLKSLRLNRTVPLEKIPNLLQKIPQLAELGTGLYAAGLHPEVCSNLVGAFAGCKGLNSLCGFWDADPYYLPAIYSICSGLTCLNLSYATIQSPDLIKLLSQCRNLQRLWVLDYIEDSGLDVLAMSCKNLQELRVFPSDPFGLEPNVSLTEQGLVAVSMGCPKLQSVLYFCRQMSNAALCTIAANRPNLTRFRLCIIEPKCPDYLTLEPLDVGFGAIVEHCKDLKRLSLSGLLSDRVFEYIGTHAKKLEMLSLAFAGDSDLGLHHILSGCKNLRKLEIRDCPFGDKALLANVEKLEAMRSLWMSSCKVSYKACKLIGQKMSRLNVEVINEAETLDSRTDAFPVDKLYIYRTVAGPRPDTPGFVWTMEKSSALRFS, via the exons ATGCAAATTGATTTCTGCAGAATCAAAGCTTCAATGGGGTGCACCTTTCCAGAAGAGGTGTTGGAACACGTTTTGTCCTTCATTGACTCGCACAGCGACCGGAACGCGGTCTCGTTGGTCTGCAAATCGTGGTACGACGTGGAGCGGTGGAGCCGGCGGAAGGTGTTCATAGGCAACTGCTATGCCGTGAGCCCTGCGATAGTGATCAGACGCTTTACGGACCTCCGATCGGTGTCGCTCAAGGGGAAACCTCATTTCGCGGACTACAATTTGGTCCCGGAGGGCTGGGGAGCGGATGCGCTCCCTTGGATCGCGGCGTTGGCCGACGCGTACCCGTACCTGGAGGAGCTGAGGCTTAAGCGTATGGTTGTGACTGATGAAACTTTAGAATTGATCGCCCGAAAGTTTaagaattttagggttttggtgttgaGTTCTTGTGAAGGGTTCTCCACGGATGGATTGGCTGCCATTGCTTCCAATTGCAG GTATTTAAAAGAGCTGGATTTGTCAGAGAGTGAGGTGGAGGATATGAGTGGAAACTGGCTTAATGAATTCCCTGATTCTTACACGTCACTGGAATCACTTAACATTTCCTGCCTGAGCTCTGAAGTGCGATTCACTGCCTTAGAGCGCCTAGTTAGTAGGTGTTCCAACCTTAAGTCACTCCGGCTCAACCGCACAGTGCCCCTTGAAAAGATACCCAATCTCCTTCAAAAGATCCCACAGCTGGCTGAGTTGGGTACAGGCTTATATGCAGCAGGACTGCACCCTGAAGTATGCTCAAATCTTGTGGGGGCTTTTGCTGGCTGCAAGGGGCTCAATAGCCTCTGTGGGTTTTGGGATGCAGACCCATATTACCTTCCAGCTATCTACTCAATCTGCTCTGGTCTTACCTGCTTGAACTTGAGTTATGCCACCATCCAATCTCCTGATCTCATCAAGCTGCTGAGCCAGTGCCGGAATCTGCAGCGCCTTTGG GTGCTGGATTATATTGAAGATAGTGGCCTTGATGTCCTTGCAATGTCTTGCAAGAACCTGCAGGAATTGAGAGTGTTTCCTTCTGACCCATTTGGTCTGGAGCCGAATGTCTCATTGACTGAACAAGGCCTTGTTGCTGTTTCTATGGGATGCCCCAAGCTTCAGTCAGTACTATATTTCTGCCGCCAAATGTCCAATGCTGCCTTATGTACCATTGCTGCAAACCGCCCCAACCTAACTCGCTTCCGCTTGTGTATCATTGAGCCCAAGTGTCCTGACTACCTTACTCTAGAGCCACTTGATGTGGGTTTTGGTGCTATTGTTGAGCACTGCAAGGATCTTAAACGCCTTTCGCTTTCTGGTCTCCTTTCAGATCGTGTTTTTGAGTACATAGGGACCCATGCCAAGAAGCTAGAAATGCTTTCACTGGCTTTTGCTGGTGATAGTGATTTGGGTCTCCATCACATTCTCTCAGGGTGCAAAAACCTTCGCAAGCTGGAGATTAGGGATTGCCCCTTTGGTGACAAGGCCCTCCTTGCCAACGTAGAAAAGCTGGAGGCAATGCGATCCCTTTGGATGTCTTCATGCAAAGTCAGTTACAAAGCTTGTAAACTGATAGGCCAGAAGATGTCGAGATTGAATGTTGAG